A stretch of the bacterium genome encodes the following:
- a CDS encoding PorV/PorQ family protein → MKKLPFILSSIVWLILTGISFATEDGGVQSPFILGADARASGMGRAYVSLVKEPSAIFWNPAALTQVEQKGFNVLHSNLFWDTNYDFIGFCYPTPRAGAYGFGLFKLTVDDIEERDYKNNLLNPSLKNEQLEYIFSYSKQFSPSLSYGLSLKLNTHKIQSYSAAGVGLDVGVLYHPEKFPDLTIGGNLQNILEPSLKLKNDTTKYPINLKAGISYHWKLIDKLDDEFIISIDVDKSRLTELKWHSGIEYSLYKILSLRLGLDDKDFTYGFGIRYKGIGFDYACACQELKDTQKFTANLYIGQTLEQMRQALQKKEEEQINKRLEEELIKKEQIQVQLAMNKAKEYLEAKQYKEAIMYLERVLVWNPEDEEAKQYLLAAKNEYQKVHLKNQIKEHLEKGKNYLDTEEYLDAALEFKQVLILEPGNSYASELLAEATEGIEFAIKKDTAINQYFRSGVEAYTNGKLVESIAAWKQVLNINPNHSETLDYMKKATAKLNEQINGYIFSGKKYQKRKMWDKAISEVERALSLDPENKEAKDLVEEVKLQIAHSQKMVKINESRALTYLNEGIELYEAGEYEQANKNFQKALTLDKKLTEAQIYLKKSTSKLTELKEKELSSQQTKQLAIAYDKGLKYFHLQKITPAVKELEFVYKNDPDYREVKFYLVKGYLIVGMEHYTTGRLQQAINIWQKILTIEPENQKAISYITRTQLELTRIEEIMRK, encoded by the coding sequence ATGAAAAAATTACCATTCATCTTATCCAGTATAGTCTGGTTGATATTGACGGGTATATCTTTCGCCACAGAAGATGGTGGAGTCCAGAGTCCATTTATTTTAGGTGCAGATGCGCGGGCATCAGGAATGGGACGGGCTTATGTCTCACTTGTTAAAGAACCTTCGGCTATCTTCTGGAATCCTGCGGCTCTAACTCAAGTTGAGCAAAAAGGATTTAATGTTCTGCATTCTAATCTGTTCTGGGATACAAATTATGATTTTATTGGTTTTTGCTATCCTACCCCACGCGCCGGCGCCTATGGATTTGGATTATTCAAATTGACGGTGGATGATATTGAAGAAAGGGACTACAAAAATAATCTCCTCAACCCATCTTTAAAAAATGAACAATTAGAATATATCTTCTCTTACAGCAAGCAATTCTCTCCTTCACTTTCCTATGGTCTTAGTTTGAAATTAAATACCCATAAGATTCAGTCGTATTCTGCGGCAGGTGTAGGTTTGGATGTCGGAGTGCTTTATCATCCTGAAAAATTCCCTGATTTAACCATAGGCGGTAATCTGCAAAATATATTAGAACCGAGCTTAAAATTAAAAAATGATACAACTAAATATCCAATTAATTTAAAAGCAGGTATTTCATATCATTGGAAATTAATAGATAAACTGGATGATGAGTTTATAATTTCTATAGATGTGGATAAATCAAGATTGACTGAGTTAAAATGGCATTCTGGCATTGAATATTCCCTTTATAAAATCTTAAGTCTGCGACTGGGACTGGATGATAAGGATTTTACTTATGGATTTGGGATAAGATATAAGGGGATTGGCTTTGATTATGCCTGTGCCTGCCAGGAATTAAAAGATACTCAGAAATTTACCGCTAATTTATACATTGGTCAGACCCTTGAACAGATGCGACAAGCACTCCAGAAAAAGGAAGAAGAGCAGATAAATAAAAGATTAGAGGAGGAATTAATTAAAAAGGAACAAATTCAAGTCCAACTTGCAATGAACAAAGCAAAAGAATATCTTGAGGCCAAACAATATAAAGAAGCCATTATGTATCTTGAAAGGGTGCTTGTTTGGAATCCTGAAGATGAGGAAGCAAAGCAATATCTACTTGCCGCAAAAAACGAATATCAAAAAGTCCATTTAAAAAACCAGATTAAAGAACATTTAGAAAAAGGCAAAAATTACCTTGATACAGAAGAATACCTTGATGCCGCATTAGAATTTAAACAGGTGTTGATTTTAGAGCCAGGTAACTCTTATGCCTCAGAATTATTAGCCGAGGCAACGGAAGGGATTGAATTTGCCATAAAAAAGGATACCGCGATTAATCAATATTTCCGTAGCGGTGTCGAGGCATATACTAATGGAAAACTGGTTGAATCTATTGCCGCCTGGAAACAGGTGTTAAACATAAACCCAAATCATTCCGAGACATTGGATTATATGAAAAAGGCTACAGCTAAGTTAAACGAGCAAATAAACGGCTATATTTTTAGTGGCAAAAAATATCAAAAGAGAAAAATGTGGGATAAGGCTATTTCAGAAGTTGAAAGGGCTCTATCATTAGACCCGGAAAATAAAGAGGCAAAAGACCTGGTTGAAGAGGTAAAATTACAAATAGCCCATAGCCAAAAAATGGTTAAAATCAATGAATCCCGGGCATTAACTTATTTAAATGAAGGGATTGAGTTATATGAAGCAGGTGAATATGAACAGGCAAACAAAAACTTTCAGAAGGCACTTACCCTGGATAAAAAATTGACTGAGGCACAAATTTACCTTAAAAAATCTACTTCAAAATTGACTGAATTAAAAGAAAAAGAACTTTCGTCCCAACAGACAAAACAACTGGCTATTGCTTATGATAAAGGACTAAAATATTTCCATCTCCAGAAAATTACCCCGGCGGTAAAAGAATTAGAGTTTGTTTATAAAAATGACCCTGATTATCGGGAAGTCAAATTTTATCTGGTCAAAGGCTATTTAATCGTCGGTATGGAACATTATACGACTGGAAGATTACAACAGGCTATTAATATCTGGCAAAAAATTCTAACGATAGAACCCGAAAATCAAAAGGCAATAAGTTACATTACCCGAACACAATTAGAATTAACCCGAATTGAAGAGATAATGAGAAAGTAA
- a CDS encoding tetratricopeptide repeat protein, translating into MRNLFNIIGLTLIILLTSCTQEYKLERMYYHAYKKYIQISKNPSSATPSQIDQVIADFKKIINLSSKNFKGGNIQYTIGHLYFLKNDFKKARQELNEFISDFSYQRENCLTAKFLIGLSYEQENKWDNALVIFKEIMKDYPLSLIAIDLPHHIAQYYEGDKKYQEAEKTLRDAIVYYDKIINSYPSNKKLVMIMEDKILQTYEKLDDWQRMINTLRNMIDIYPHTERGAQALYQLAKIYEDRKKTKEAIFCYEQFIQDYPHHNLKSVAREKIHALKIILPVKSE; encoded by the coding sequence ATGAGAAACTTATTTAATATTATAGGTTTAACACTAATAATTTTATTAACCAGTTGCACGCAGGAATATAAACTGGAGCGAATGTACTATCATGCTTACAAAAAATATATCCAAATTAGTAAAAATCCATCTTCTGCTACTCCATCCCAAATAGACCAGGTAATTGCTGATTTTAAGAAAATTATTAATCTGAGTTCAAAGAACTTTAAAGGCGGAAATATCCAATATACCATTGGACATCTTTATTTTCTTAAAAATGATTTTAAAAAGGCAAGACAAGAACTTAATGAATTTATTTCGGATTTTTCCTACCAGAGAGAAAACTGCCTTACGGCAAAATTTCTAATTGGACTTTCTTATGAACAGGAAAACAAATGGGATAATGCTCTGGTCATTTTTAAGGAAATTATGAAAGATTATCCCTTAAGTTTAATAGCGATAGACCTTCCACACCATATTGCCCAATATTACGAAGGAGATAAGAAATATCAAGAGGCAGAAAAAACTCTAAGAGACGCAATTGTTTATTATGACAAAATTATAAATAGTTATCCATCTAATAAAAAATTAGTTATGATTATGGAGGATAAGATTCTTCAAACTTATGAAAAATTAGATGATTGGCAGAGAATGATAAATACCTTACGGAATATGATTGATATCTACCCTCATACAGAAAGGGGAGCACAGGCATTATATCAGTTGGCAAAGATTTATGAAGATAGGAAAAAGACAAAAGAAGCTATTTTCTGTTATGAACAATTCATACAAGACTACCCGCATCATAATTTAAAAAGTGTTGCCAGAGAAAAAATACACGCTTTGAAAATAATCTTACCTGTGAAAAGTGAGTAA